The following coding sequences are from one Musa acuminata AAA Group cultivar baxijiao chromosome BXJ2-4, Cavendish_Baxijiao_AAA, whole genome shotgun sequence window:
- the LOC103983501 gene encoding UDP-glycosyltransferase 73C6-like codes for MQHHHAPTASNGESKTRPHFVLVPFLAQGHMIPMADMAVLLAERGARVSFITTPVNAARTEAVVRRVRRAGIAVEFVELPFPCAEAGLPQGCETIDLLPSDELIKQFLDATGFLRHPLTQHLRAQRQPRTCMIADSCNPWTKGVAEELRMPYILFHGPSCLNMLCVRMILRHKIYERIGDPFEPFNVPGLPHRLEISMALTAWFITMPGWEKFREEVWEAETAADGFVINTFEALEATYIECYRREAKGKKVWTVGPLSLSNKDPDDKAARGNKASVDKRRILRWLDEKAPRSVVYVSFGSIVRHSPAQVLEIGRGLEASGRAFLWVIKEVDASSPEVEKWLSGGGFQERVGDKGLIIKGWAPQAAILSHPAIGGFVTHCGWNSHFSINSVVEAVLEGVPMATWPHISSDQYINERLIQRTGVAVRVTVPGAHVGAEEIEKAVSRLMDGGEKGEGRRERARELGRKAKEAMEVGGSSYANVTQLIHYASHHDQARG; via the exons ATGCAACACCACCACGCGCCGACCGCCAGTAATGGCGAAAGCAAGACGAGGCCTCACTTCGTGTTGGTTCCCTTCCTGGCGCAGGGGCACATGATCCCCATGGCCGACATGGCCGTCCTCCTCGCCGAGCGAGGCGCCCGCGTCAGCTTCATCACCACCCCCGTCAACGCTGCCAGGACCGAGGCCGTCGTCCGTCGCGTCAGGCGAGCCGGCATCGCGGTCGAGTTCGTCGAGCTTCCCTTCCCTTGCGCCGAAGCGGGACTTCCCCAAGGGTGCGAGACAATCGACCTGCTGCCTTCTGACGAATTGATCAAACAGTTTCTCGACGCCACCGGCTTTCTCCGTCACCCCCTTACGCAGCACCTTCGAGCCCAGCGGCAACCCCGGACGTGCATGATCGCTGACTCATGTAATCCTTGGACGAAGGGAGTTGCCGAGGAGCTCCGGATGCCATATATCCTCTTCCACGGCCCCTCCTGCTTGAATATGCTGTGCGTACGCATGATCCTACGGCACAAAATCTACGAGCGGATCGGTGACCCGTTCGAGCCTTTTAACGTGCCCGGCTTGCCTCACCGGCTCGAGATCAGCATGGCCCTGACGGCGTGGTTCATCACCATGCCGGGGTGGGAAAAGTTTCGCGAGGAGGTCTGGGAGGCGGAGACGGCCGCGGATGGGTTCGTGATCAACacgtttgaagccttggaggccacATACATCGAGTGCTACAGAAGAGAGGCGAAGGGGAAGAAGGTTTGGACGGTCGGGCCACTGTCGCTGTCGAACAAGGATCCGGACGACAAGGCCGCGAGAGGGAACAAGGCGTCCGTGGACAAACGTCGAATCCTTCGCTGGCTCGACGAGAAGGCGCCGAGGTCTGTCGTCTATGTCAGCTTCGGCAGCATCGTCCGCCACAGCCCGGCTCAGGTACTGGAGATAGGGCGTGGGCTGGAAGCATCCGGCCGGGCCTTCCTTtgggtgatcaaggaggtcgatgcgTCGTCCCCTGAGGTGGAGAAGTGGCTGTCGGGCGGCGGCTTCCAGGAGAGGGTCGGTGACAAGGGACTTATCATCAAGGGATGGGCGCCTCAGGCGGCGATCTTGTCGCACCCGGCGATCGGAGGATTCGTGACACACTGCGGATGGAActc gcactTTTCTATCAACTCGGTGGTGGAGGCGGTGTTGGAGGGCGTGCCGATGGCGACATGGCCTCACATCAGCAGCGACCAGTACATTAATGAGAGGCTGATTCAGCGAACGGGAGTGGCGGTGCGCGTGACGGTGCCCGGCGCCCACGTAGGCGCAGAAGAGATAGAGAAGGCGGTCTCGAGACTGATGGATGGAGGCGAGAAAGGAGAAGGGAGACGGGAGAGAGCAAGAGAGCTGGGGAGGAAGGCCAAGGAGGCAATGGAAGTAGGAGGCTCATCTTATGCCAACGTGACACAGTTGATCCATTATGCATCGCACCATGATCAAGCACGAGGATGA